A genomic segment from Lutibacter sp. A80 encodes:
- the rpoB gene encoding DNA-directed RNA polymerase subunit beta yields MASKNFTERINFASAKLVTEYPDFLDIQVKSFQDFFQLKTKADERSTEGLYKTFLDNFPITDTRNQFVLEFIDYFVDPPRYSIQECIERGLTYCVPLKARLKLYCTDPEHEDFETIVQDVYLGTIPYMTNSGTFVINGAERVVVSQLHRSPGVFFGQSFHANGTKLYSARVIPFKGSWIEFATDINQVMYAYIDRKKKLPVTTLFRAIGYERDKDILEIFDLAEEIKVSKSGLKKVLGRKLAARVLKTWFEDFVDEDTGEVVSIERNEIVLDRDTILEKEQTEEIIESGARTILLHKEDNEMADYAIIHNTLQKDPTNSEKEAVEHIYRQLRNAEPPDFETAKGIIDKLFFSEQRYNLGEVGRYRMNKKLGLNEDINQKVLTKVDIITIIKNLIKLVNSKAEVDDIDHLSNRRVRTVGEQLASQFGVGLSRMARTIRERMNVRDNEVFTPIDLINAKTLSSVINSFFGTNQLSQFMDQTNPLAEITHKRRLSALGPGGLSRERAGFEVRDVHYTHYGRLCPIETPEGPNIGLISSLAVFAKVNNLGFIETPYREVIDGNVNITEEPRYLSAEEEEGMKFAQSNLPIDETGKFTVDKIIVREEADYPVVEPDKVNFMDVAPNQIASISASLIPFLEHDDANRALMGSNMMRQAVPLLKPESPIVGTGLELRVAKDSRILMNAEGAGVVEYVDANTITIKYDKTDEDRMVSFEGDSKSYNLIKFRKTNQGTSINLKPIVQKGDRVEEGQVLCEGYATQKGELALGRNMKVAFMPWKGYNFEDAIVISEKVVKEDIFTSIHIDEYSLEVRDTKLGAEELTNDIPNVSEEATKDLDENGMIRIGAEVKPGDILIGKITPKGESDPTPEEKLLRAIFGDKAGDVKDASLKASPSLRGVVIDKKLFERAVKDKSKRAQDKVSIANLESKYTAKLEDLRSVLIEKLFTLISGKTSQGVLNDLGEEILQKGKKFTLKMLNAVPDFNYLTKGVWTTDDHINMLVTELIHNYKIKVNDLQGSLRREKFTVSVGDELPAGILKLAKIYIAKKRKLKVGDKMAGRHGNKGIVARIVRQEDMPFLEDGTPVDIVLNPLGVPSRMNIGQIYETVLGWAGQKLNTKYATPIFDGASIDEITKITDAAGVPQYGHTYLYDGGTGQRFDQKATVGVIYMIKLGHMIDDKMHARSIGPYSLITQQPLGGKAQFGGQRFGEMEVWALEAYGASSTLREILTVKSDDVMGRAKTYEAIVKGDAMPEPGLPESFNVLMHELRGLGLDVRLEE; encoded by the coding sequence ATGTATATTTAGGTACAATTCCTTATATGACAAACAGTGGTACTTTTGTTATTAATGGAGCAGAAAGGGTCGTTGTTTCTCAATTACACCGTTCTCCTGGAGTATTCTTTGGTCAGTCGTTCCATGCAAACGGAACAAAATTATATTCTGCAAGAGTAATTCCTTTTAAAGGTTCTTGGATAGAGTTTGCAACAGATATCAATCAAGTAATGTATGCTTATATTGATAGAAAGAAAAAATTACCTGTAACAACATTGTTTAGAGCAATTGGTTACGAAAGAGATAAAGATATTCTTGAAATTTTTGACCTTGCTGAAGAAATTAAAGTTTCAAAAAGTGGGCTTAAAAAAGTATTAGGTAGAAAATTAGCTGCTCGTGTTTTAAAAACATGGTTTGAAGATTTTGTTGATGAAGATACTGGAGAAGTTGTTTCTATTGAAAGAAATGAAATTGTATTAGATAGAGATACAATTTTAGAAAAAGAACAAACTGAAGAAATTATAGAGTCTGGTGCGAGAACTATTTTGCTTCATAAGGAAGATAATGAAATGGCAGATTATGCTATTATTCATAACACCTTGCAAAAAGATCCAACAAACTCTGAAAAAGAAGCTGTTGAACATATTTATAGACAGTTACGTAATGCTGAACCGCCAGATTTTGAAACGGCAAAAGGTATTATTGATAAATTATTCTTCTCTGAACAACGTTATAACTTAGGAGAAGTTGGACGTTACAGAATGAATAAAAAACTTGGTTTAAACGAAGATATTAATCAGAAAGTTTTAACTAAAGTTGATATTATTACAATTATTAAAAACTTAATAAAATTAGTTAATTCTAAAGCTGAAGTTGATGATATTGACCACTTATCTAATCGTCGTGTTAGAACTGTTGGTGAACAATTAGCAAGTCAGTTTGGTGTTGGTTTATCTCGTATGGCCCGTACTATTCGTGAACGTATGAATGTACGTGACAATGAGGTATTTACACCTATAGATTTAATTAATGCGAAAACATTATCTTCAGTAATTAATTCATTCTTTGGAACAAATCAGTTGTCTCAATTTATGGATCAAACAAATCCATTAGCAGAGATTACTCACAAACGTAGGTTATCTGCATTAGGACCTGGAGGTTTATCTAGAGAAAGAGCTGGTTTTGAGGTTCGTGATGTTCACTATACACATTATGGACGTTTATGTCCTATTGAAACACCAGAGGGACCAAATATTGGGTTAATTTCTTCTTTAGCAGTTTTTGCGAAAGTTAATAATTTAGGATTTATTGAAACTCCATATAGAGAAGTTATCGATGGTAATGTTAATATTACTGAAGAACCTAGATATTTAAGTGCAGAAGAAGAAGAAGGAATGAAATTTGCACAGTCTAACCTTCCTATAGATGAGACTGGTAAATTTACTGTTGATAAAATTATTGTACGTGAAGAAGCTGATTATCCTGTTGTAGAGCCAGATAAAGTAAACTTTATGGATGTTGCTCCAAATCAGATAGCATCTATTTCTGCATCTTTAATTCCATTCTTGGAACATGATGATGCGAATAGAGCATTGATGGGATCGAATATGATGCGTCAGGCGGTACCTTTATTAAAACCAGAATCACCAATTGTTGGTACTGGTTTAGAATTAAGAGTAGCAAAAGATTCTCGTATTTTAATGAATGCTGAAGGTGCTGGAGTTGTTGAGTATGTAGATGCAAATACAATTACTATTAAATACGATAAGACAGATGAAGATCGTATGGTTAGTTTTGAAGGTGATAGTAAATCTTACAACTTAATTAAATTTAGAAAAACAAATCAAGGTACTTCAATAAACTTAAAACCTATTGTTCAAAAAGGAGATAGAGTTGAAGAAGGACAAGTACTTTGTGAAGGTTATGCAACACAAAAAGGAGAATTAGCGCTTGGTAGAAATATGAAAGTTGCATTTATGCCTTGGAAAGGGTATAATTTTGAGGATGCAATTGTGATTTCTGAAAAAGTTGTAAAAGAAGATATTTTTACTTCAATCCATATTGATGAGTATTCTTTAGAAGTTAGAGATACAAAATTAGGTGCTGAAGAATTAACTAATGATATTCCAAATGTTTCTGAAGAGGCTACTAAAGACTTAGATGAAAATGGAATGATTAGAATTGGAGCAGAAGTAAAACCAGGAGATATTTTAATAGGTAAAATTACTCCAAAAGGTGAATCTGACCCTACTCCTGAAGAAAAATTATTGAGAGCTATCTTTGGAGATAAAGCAGGTGATGTAAAAGATGCATCATTAAAAGCTTCTCCATCATTGAGAGGGGTTGTTATTGATAAAAAATTATTTGAAAGAGCTGTAAAAGATAAATCTAAACGAGCTCAAGATAAAGTTAGTATTGCAAATTTAGAAAGTAAGTATACAGCTAAATTAGAAGATTTAAGATCTGTTCTTATTGAAAAATTATTTACGTTAATCAGTGGTAAAACATCTCAAGGTGTATTAAACGATTTAGGTGAAGAAATACTTCAAAAAGGTAAGAAATTTACTTTAAAAATGTTAAATGCTGTTCCAGACTTTAATTACTTAACTAAAGGTGTTTGGACAACAGATGATCATATAAATATGCTTGTAACAGAATTAATTCACAATTATAAAATTAAAGTGAATGATTTACAAGGATCTTTAAGACGTGAAAAATTTACAGTTTCTGTTGGGGATGAATTACCAGCTGGTATATTAAAATTAGCAAAAATTTATATAGCTAAAAAACGTAAATTAAAAGTAGGGGATAAAATGGCAGGACGTCACGGTAACAAAGGTATTGTTGCTCGTATTGTTCGTCAAGAAGATATGCCTTTCTTAGAAGACGGAACTCCAGTAGATATTGTATTAAATCCACTTGGTGTACCTTCACGTATGAATATTGGTCAAATTTATGAAACTGTTCTAGGTTGGGCAGGTCAAAAATTAAATACCAAATATGCTACACCAATTTTTGATGGTGCTAGTATTGATGAAATTACTAAAATTACCGATGCTGCTGGTGTACCACAATATGGACATACTTATTTGTATGATGGTGGAACAGGTCAACGTTTTGATCAAAAAGCAACAGTAGGTGTAATTTATATGATCAAATTAGGTCATATGATTGATGATAAAATGCACGCACGTTCTATAGGTCCATACTCATTAATTACACAACAACCATTAGGTGGTAAAGCACAATTTGGAGGTCAACGTTTTGGTGAGATGGAGGTTTGGGCACTTGAGGCTTATGGTGCTTCTAGTACATTGCGTGAGATCTTAACTGTAAAATCTGATGATGTTATGGGTAGAGCTAAAACGTACGAGGCCATTGTAAAAGGTGATGCTATGCCAGAACCTGGATTGCCAGAATCATTTAACGTATTAATGCACGAACTTAGAGGTCTTGGATTAGACGTTAGATTAGAAGAATAA